One genomic segment of Helicobacter pylori NQ4053 includes these proteins:
- a CDS encoding carbon-nitrogen hydrolase family protein produces MRVFALQLESFKETLMQSLFNSIPERSVIVLPEYVINPFFHHNMGLDVNEISNQSKRAVEFLSQKCEELDLIVSAPVLLEEHSKIYKKIALISKESVKYYTQQRLIPYPHWDEESFFDNEKSAFKELLVFERDGLKFSPMFGFEAHFDEIWVQAKNQGVDVVLLSSVATFESNERWRLLCQMRAFCASCVVVRANRIGAYRQILVEEDQKNEFLWKFYGDSFVALPNGAIEDSLEGKMGALNAQIDKNDIDEWAKLWHFRTIKEG; encoded by the coding sequence ATGCGAGTGTTTGCTTTGCAGTTAGAGTCTTTTAAAGAAACCCTCATGCAATCCTTATTCAACTCCATACCCGAGCGAAGCGTAATCGTGTTGCCTGAATACGTGATCAACCCCTTTTTCCACCATAACATGGGATTGGATGTGAATGAAATCAGCAATCAGTCCAAGCGAGCGGTTGAGTTTTTATCGCAAAAATGCGAAGAGTTAGACTTAATTGTCTCGGCCCCGGTGCTTTTAGAAGAACATTCTAAAATCTATAAAAAAATCGCCCTCATTTCTAAAGAAAGCGTGAAGTATTACACGCAACAACGCTTAATCCCCTATCCTCATTGGGATGAAGAAAGCTTTTTTGACAATGAAAAAAGCGCTTTTAAAGAATTGCTCGTGTTTGAAAGAGACGGCTTGAAATTCTCCCCTATGTTTGGCTTTGAAGCGCATTTTGATGAAATATGGGTTCAAGCTAAAAATCAGGGCGTGGATGTGGTGCTTTTAAGCAGCGTGGCCACTTTTGAATCCAATGAAAGGTGGCGGCTTTTGTGCCAGATGCGCGCTTTTTGCGCTTCTTGCGTGGTGGTTAGGGCTAATAGGATCGGAGCGTATCGCCAAATCCTTGTAGAAGAAGATCAAAAAAACGAATTTTTGTGGAAATTTTATGGGGATAGTTTTGTGGCCTTGCCTAATGGCGCTATTGAAGATTCTTTAGAGGGTAAAATGGGGGCTTTGAACGCTCAAATAGATAAAAACGATATAGACGAATGGGCTAAATTGTGGCATTTTAGAACGATTAAAGAGGGTTGA
- a CDS encoding exodeoxyribonuclease VII small subunit, whose product MQDELFETEKIPPKNTKNAKNALKKSFEEHVHSLEQAIDRLNDPNLSLKDGMDLYKTAMQELVLAQKLLENAYLEYEKLQTPDKKA is encoded by the coding sequence ATGCAAGATGAATTATTTGAAACCGAAAAAATCCCCCCAAAAAACACTAAAAACGCCAAAAACGCCCTTAAAAAAAGCTTTGAAGAGCATGTTCATTCCCTAGAGCAAGCCATAGATCGCTTGAATGATCCTAACTTGTCCTTAAAAGACGGGATGGATTTGTATAAAACGGCCATGCAAGAGTTGGTTTTGGCTCAAAAGCTTTTAGAAAACGCTTATTTGGAGTATGAAAAACTCCAAACGCCAGACAAAAAGGCTTAA
- the ubiE gene encoding bifunctional demethylmenaquinone methyltransferase/2-methoxy-6-polyprenyl-1,4-benzoquinol methylase UbiE — MKKENRLKQEKIINMFDDIASSYDQANRLMSFGLDVKWRQRACEHAFLFLENKKALRLVDVACGTGDMLVAWQKSALNCGIEFKECLGIDPSNNMLELAIKKCEELENKASFIQAQAKDLKGVENNSVDILSIAYGLRNIVERQEALKEFFRVLKPRGVLVILEFLKKDNPTWLDKISGFYTNKVLPLVGGAISKNYGAYSYLPQSIEGFLSLEGLKFELKNVGFEILRTEDSIAQISTTMLVKKS, encoded by the coding sequence ATGAAAAAAGAAAATCGCCTTAAGCAAGAAAAAATCATCAACATGTTTGATGATATAGCCAGCTCTTACGATCAAGCCAACCGCTTGATGAGTTTTGGTTTAGATGTTAAATGGCGCCAAAGGGCTTGCGAGCATGCGTTTTTGTTTTTGGAGAATAAAAAAGCGTTAAGGCTTGTGGATGTGGCATGCGGGACTGGGGATATGCTTGTGGCTTGGCAAAAAAGCGCTCTCAATTGCGGCATAGAGTTTAAGGAATGTTTGGGGATTGACCCCTCTAATAACATGCTTGAATTAGCCATTAAAAAATGCGAAGAGCTTGAAAACAAAGCTTCTTTCATCCAAGCTCAAGCCAAAGATTTAAAGGGCGTTGAAAATAACAGCGTGGATATCCTCTCCATTGCGTATGGCTTGCGTAATATCGTGGAAAGACAAGAGGCTTTAAAAGAGTTTTTTAGGGTGTTAAAGCCTAGGGGCGTTTTAGTGATTTTAGAATTTTTAAAAAAAGACAACCCCACATGGCTGGATAAAATCTCAGGGTTTTACACGAATAAGGTTTTGCCTTTAGTGGGAGGGGCTATCAGTAAGAATTATGGCGCTTATTCTTATTTACCGCAATCCATTGAGGGGTTTTTGAGTTTGGAGGGTTTGAAATTTGAATTGAAAAACGTAGGGTTTGAGATTTTAAGGACTGAAGATTCTATCGCTCAAATTTCAACGACCATGCTTGTTAAAAAAAGCTAA
- the hemJ gene encoding protoporphyrinogen oxidase HemJ: MGFLSGYFLWVKAFHVIAVISWMAALFYLPRLFVYHAENAHKKEFVGVVKIQEKKLYSFIASPAMGFTLITGILMLLIEPTLFKSGGWLHAKLALVVLLLAYHFYCKKCMRELEKDPTRRNARFYRVFNEAPTILMILIVILVVVKPF; encoded by the coding sequence ATGGGATTTTTGAGTGGGTATTTTTTATGGGTTAAGGCTTTCCATGTGATAGCGGTCATTTCGTGGATGGCGGCGTTATTTTATTTACCGCGCCTTTTTGTCTATCATGCAGAAAATGCGCATAAAAAAGAGTTTGTAGGAGTGGTTAAAATCCAAGAAAAAAAGCTCTATTCCTTTATCGCTTCGCCGGCTATGGGTTTCACGCTTATTACAGGGATTTTAATGCTGTTGATAGAGCCAACGCTTTTTAAAAGTGGGGGTTGGTTGCATGCTAAATTGGCTTTAGTGGTTTTACTTTTAGCCTATCATTTTTATTGCAAAAAATGCATGCGCGAGTTGGAAAAAGACCCCACAAGAAGAAACGCAAGGTTTTATCGTGTGTTTAATGAGGCGCCCACGATTTTAATGATCCTCATTGTGATTTTAGTGGTTGTCAAGCCTTTTTAA
- a CDS encoding YigZ family protein, with amino-acid sequence MKTLKNLITSKHQTKASRFLGYLMPFSDFEKTLTALKKEHFKAAHFVTAFRYSLEGKITEGFSDDGEPKGSSGMPMLSVLRREDLINIGLVSVRYFGGTLLGVGGLMKAYATSALLCVENAQKENALKDFVELETLSAHYSYKELDALQREIKKFSLQLSKKNFSNQSVEVEISGERENLQAFLQQNKIN; translated from the coding sequence GTGAAAACGCTTAAAAACCTCATCACCTCCAAGCACCAGACTAAAGCATCTCGCTTTTTAGGCTATCTCATGCCCTTTAGCGATTTTGAAAAAACCCTCACGGCTTTGAAAAAAGAGCATTTTAAAGCCGCGCATTTTGTAACGGCGTTCCGCTATTCTTTAGAGGGCAAAATCACGGAGGGTTTTAGCGATGATGGCGAGCCTAAAGGGAGTTCAGGCATGCCTATGCTTAGCGTTTTAAGGCGAGAGGATTTAATCAATATAGGATTAGTGAGCGTGCGTTATTTTGGAGGCACGCTTTTAGGGGTGGGGGGCTTGATGAAGGCTTATGCCACTAGCGCGTTATTGTGCGTAGAAAACGCTCAAAAAGAAAACGCTTTGAAGGATTTTGTGGAGTTGGAAACTTTAAGCGCTCATTATTCTTACAAAGAATTAGACGCTCTTCAGCGTGAAATTAAGAAATTTAGCTTACAATTAAGCAAAAAGAATTTTTCAAACCAAAGCGTGGAAGTGGAAATCAGCGGCGAAAGAGAAAATTTGCAAGCGTTTTTACAGCAAAATAAGATAAATTAG
- a CDS encoding ABC transporter permease produces MNFFKILLMELRAIVSHKGVLLILIGAPLIYGLLYPLPYLRDIVTQQKIALVDEDNSFLSRQLAFMAQSSNELEIAFFSPSMLEAKKLLKEEKIYGILHIPSHFEANIYKQVPVTIDFYANANYFLIYGALANAVVGSINALNDEIRFKRNAQIEEAELGTDGIKIRPIALYNPSEGYLNYALSSVFIFILHQVMLIASSMFTSSRRLELALLDKKQIALRLCARLLVFMAAFSVFVLWYFGALFSFYGIERHGSALMVFLNSLIFMLATLSLGSFLGAWIKNEAHTTQIVLISSLPLIFMMGFVWPFESLPSYLQVFVQIVPAYHGISLLGRLNQMHAEFIDVSVHFYALIAIFIVSFIGCVFKLSSLKKACENA; encoded by the coding sequence ATGAATTTTTTTAAAATCCTTTTAATGGAATTAAGAGCCATTGTTTCTCATAAAGGCGTTTTATTAATCCTTATAGGCGCTCCTTTAATCTATGGCTTATTATACCCTTTGCCTTATTTAAGAGATATTGTAACGCAGCAAAAAATCGCCCTTGTAGATGAAGACAACTCCTTTCTTTCTAGGCAATTAGCCTTCATGGCGCAAAGCTCCAACGAGTTAGAAATCGCTTTTTTTAGCCCCTCTATGCTGGAAGCTAAAAAGCTTTTAAAAGAAGAAAAAATTTATGGGATCTTGCATATCCCTTCGCATTTTGAAGCCAATATTTATAAACAAGTGCCTGTAACGATAGATTTTTATGCGAACGCCAATTACTTTTTGATTTATGGCGCGTTAGCGAATGCGGTGGTGGGGAGCATCAACGCTTTAAATGATGAAATAAGGTTCAAACGCAACGCCCAAATAGAAGAAGCTGAATTAGGGACAGATGGGATTAAAATCAGGCCTATCGCTTTGTATAACCCTAGTGAGGGGTATTTGAATTACGCGCTCTCTAGCGTGTTTATTTTCATTTTGCACCAGGTGATGCTCATTGCAAGCAGCATGTTTACTAGCTCCAGGCGTTTGGAATTGGCCCTTTTAGACAAAAAGCAAATCGCTTTAAGGCTGTGTGCAAGACTCTTGGTGTTTATGGCAGCGTTTAGCGTTTTTGTTTTATGGTATTTTGGGGCGCTGTTTTCTTTTTATGGGATCGAACGGCATGGAAGCGCTTTAATGGTGTTTTTGAATAGCTTGATTTTCATGCTTGCAACCTTGAGTTTGGGGTCGTTTTTAGGCGCATGGATTAAAAATGAAGCCCACACCACTCAAATCGTTTTGATTTCTTCTTTGCCCTTGATCTTTATGATGGGTTTTGTGTGGCCTTTTGAATCCTTGCCCTCTTATTTACAGGTTTTTGTTCAAATAGTGCCTGCTTATCATGGGATCAGTTTGTTAGGGCGATTGAATCAAATGCATGCGGAATTTATAGATGTTTCTGTGCATTTTTATGCGCTTATTGCGATTTTTATCGTGAGTTTTATAGGGTGCGTATTCAAACTCAGCTCTTTAAAGAAAGCTTGTGAAAACGCTTAA
- a CDS encoding ABC transporter permease yields the protein MISAWVLQDKFLFIVCFILPFCLGVLGTQIFKQETPRQLPIVVVDLDKTSTSHQVAFELGATSAVEIKYQVASLLEAKRFLNSAEAYGALVLPRDLEKKIKMGRKVDLPFYYNAEYVLVGKTLKNAFLQTALTLDTKTLATKALVRDSNLISAKAQAMPIVLKLHALYNEENNYTQYLLSVMLPCMWLIFIAIGMLNFIQKISNMRELLISIVANACVFSFWGMGMAFYFNLIGMEGHYAHLSLVFLAVVLMTLIMSGFVVLVYGVSKSAIETAGAIGVYTAPSFAFAGVTYPQNNMEIFGSFWSHCLPISHFMKFFLQEAYYKTEFRESLNSLMPLVFFLIFLALGLLIFYFSFKKDKASA from the coding sequence TTGATAAGCGCATGGGTTTTACAAGACAAGTTCTTGTTTATCGTGTGTTTTATATTGCCTTTTTGTTTAGGGGTTTTAGGCACGCAAATCTTTAAACAAGAAACCCCAAGACAGCTCCCTATCGTGGTGGTGGATTTGGATAAGACCTCTACAAGCCATCAAGTGGCGTTTGAATTGGGCGCAACGAGCGCGGTTGAAATCAAGTACCAAGTGGCTAGCCTTTTAGAAGCCAAACGCTTTTTAAATTCCGCTGAAGCGTATGGGGCGTTGGTTTTGCCTAGAGATTTAGAGAAAAAAATCAAAATGGGGCGAAAGGTGGATTTGCCCTTTTATTATAACGCTGAGTATGTTTTAGTGGGCAAAACGCTCAAAAACGCCTTTTTGCAAACCGCTTTGACCTTAGACACTAAAACCTTAGCCACCAAAGCTTTAGTGCGAGATTCCAATTTGATTTCCGCTAAAGCCCAAGCAATGCCTATTGTTTTGAAATTGCATGCCCTATACAATGAAGAAAACAATTACACGCAATACCTTTTAAGCGTGATGCTGCCTTGCATGTGGCTCATTTTTATTGCGATTGGCATGCTCAATTTCATTCAAAAAATCTCTAACATGCGAGAGCTTTTAATCAGTATTGTAGCGAATGCGTGCGTGTTTAGCTTTTGGGGGATGGGCATGGCGTTTTATTTTAATCTCATTGGCATGGAGGGGCATTATGCACACTTGTCATTGGTCTTTTTAGCGGTAGTCTTGATGACGCTCATTATGAGCGGGTTTGTGGTGTTGGTTTATGGCGTTTCAAAAAGCGCTATTGAAACCGCTGGTGCGATTGGGGTCTATACCGCTCCAAGCTTTGCGTTTGCTGGGGTGACTTACCCGCAAAACAACATGGAAATTTTTGGGAGTTTTTGGAGCCATTGCTTGCCTATTAGCCATTTTATGAAGTTCTTTTTACAAGAGGCTTATTATAAGACGGAATTTAGAGAGTCTTTAAATTCGTTAATGCCGCTTGTGTTCTTTTTAATCTTTTTAGCTTTAGGGCTTTTGATTTTTTATTTTTCTTTTAAAAAAGACAAGGCTAGCGCATGA
- a CDS encoding HlyD family secretion protein has protein sequence MSNSMLDKNKAILTGGGALLLGLIVLFYLAYRPKAEVLQGFLEAREYSVSSKVPGRIEKVFVKKGDHIKKGDLVFSISSPELEAKLAQAEAGHKAAKALSDEVKRGSRDETINSARDVWQAAKSQANLAKETYKRVQDLYDNGVASLQKRDEAYAAYESTKYNESAAYQKYKMALGGASSESKIAAKAKESAALGQVNEVESYLKDVKALAPIDGEVSNVLLSGGELSPKGFPVVLMIDLKDSWLKISVPEKYLNEFKVGKEFEGYIPALKRSAKFRVKYLSVMGDFATWKATNNSNTYDMKSYEVEAIPLEELENFRVGMSVLVTIKP, from the coding sequence ATGTCAAACAGCATGTTGGATAAAAATAAAGCGATTCTTACAGGGGGTGGGGCTTTATTGTTAGGGCTAATCGTGCTTTTTTATTTGGCTTATCGCCCTAAGGCTGAAGTGTTACAAGGGTTTTTGGAAGCCAGGGAATACAGCGTGAGCTCTAAAGTCCCTGGCCGCATTGAAAAGGTGTTTGTTAAAAAAGGCGATCACATTAAAAAGGGCGATTTGGTTTTTAGCATTTCTAGCCCTGAATTAGAAGCCAAGCTCGCTCAAGCTGAAGCCGGGCATAAAGCCGCTAAAGCGCTTAGCGATGAAGTGAAAAGAGGCTCAAGAGATGAAACGATCAATTCTGCGAGGGATGTTTGGCAAGCGGCAAAATCCCAAGCGAATTTGGCTAAAGAGACTTATAAGCGCGTTCAAGATTTGTATGACAATGGCGTGGCGAGTTTGCAAAAGCGCGATGAAGCCTATGCGGCTTATGAAAGCACCAAATACAACGAGAGCGCGGCTTACCAAAAGTATAAAATGGCTTTAGGGGGGGCGAGTTCTGAAAGCAAGATTGCCGCTAAGGCTAAAGAGAGTGCGGCTCTAGGGCAAGTGAATGAAGTGGAGTCTTATTTAAAAGACGTCAAAGCCCTAGCCCCTATTGATGGGGAAGTGAGTAATGTGCTTTTAAGCGGTGGCGAGCTTAGCCCTAAGGGTTTTCCTGTGGTGCTCATGATAGATTTAAAGGATAGTTGGTTAAAAATCAGCGTGCCTGAAAAGTATTTGAACGAGTTTAAAGTGGGTAAGGAATTTGAAGGCTATATCCCAGCGTTGAAAAGAAGCGCGAAATTCAGGGTCAAATATTTGAGCGTGATGGGGGATTTTGCGACCTGGAAAGCGACGAATAATTCCAACACTTACGACATGAAAAGCTATGAAGTGGAGGCCATACCCTTAGAAGAGTTGGAAAACTTTAGGGTGGGGATGAGCGTGTTGGTTACCATTAAACCTTAA
- a CDS encoding TolC family protein: MKKTTLFVLGLLFNNSLNAVDGVPKTDLSSLNLAEDSVPLNHPNAQKLSLKNAWNRVLSNHEGLHAQEYAIKRASKMKLAAKLSFLPQIDLSAFYVYLSNPIKMDFASQKQAGVQKATNQIHQGLQNIQQNIPPQVLTPQIQSGIQGVMQGFGALSSTLEAPLLFSKQNVVIGALSIIYPLYMGGARFTMVRIADLMQKDANEVYRLKKLSTFQELVSVYYGMVLNAEVSETLEEVEKGHYKHFQNALKMQKVGQIARVETLSAQVAYDKAHIASVKAKDVLEVSQLSFNSILSSKDDLAPSSKLEIHTEKNLPDLSFFVSSTLNSYPALKTLENQVQISKENTKLQIAKFLPQVHFFGSYLMKQNNSVFEDMIPNWFVGVAGRMPILSPTGRIQKYQASKLAELQVNSEQIQAKKNMELLVNKTYKETLSYLKEYKSLLSSVELAKENLKLQEQAFLQGLSTNAQVIDARNTLSSIIVEQKSVAYKYIVSLANLMALSDHIDLFYEFVY; the protein is encoded by the coding sequence ATGAAAAAAACAACCCTCTTTGTATTGGGCTTATTATTCAATAACTCTTTAAACGCTGTTGATGGAGTTCCTAAAACCGATCTTTCTTCTTTGAATTTGGCTGAAGACAGCGTGCCTTTGAACCACCCTAACGCCCAAAAACTCTCTTTAAAAAACGCATGGAATAGGGTGTTGTCTAATCATGAAGGCTTGCATGCGCAAGAATACGCCATTAAACGAGCGAGCAAAATGAAATTAGCGGCTAAGCTTTCTTTTTTGCCTCAAATTGATTTGAGCGCGTTTTACGTGTATCTTTCTAACCCCATTAAAATGGATTTTGCCAGCCAAAAACAAGCGGGCGTGCAAAAAGCCACCAACCAGATCCATCAAGGCTTGCAAAACATCCAGCAAAATATCCCCCCTCAAGTATTAACCCCTCAAATCCAATCGGGTATACAAGGGGTGATGCAAGGTTTTGGGGCTTTGAGCAGCACTTTAGAAGCCCCCTTATTGTTTTCTAAGCAAAATGTGGTGATTGGGGCTTTGAGCATTATTTATCCCCTTTATATGGGTGGGGCAAGATTCACGATGGTGCGCATTGCGGATTTGATGCAAAAAGACGCTAATGAAGTGTATCGCTTGAAAAAGCTTTCCACTTTTCAAGAGCTTGTGAGCGTGTATTATGGCATGGTGTTAAACGCTGAAGTGTCTGAAACTTTAGAAGAGGTGGAAAAAGGCCATTACAAGCATTTCCAAAACGCTTTGAAAATGCAAAAAGTAGGGCAAATCGCTAGGGTAGAAACCTTAAGCGCTCAAGTGGCTTATGATAAGGCTCATATCGCTAGCGTTAAGGCTAAAGACGTGTTAGAGGTTTCGCAACTCTCATTCAATTCCATTTTATCTAGCAAGGACGATTTAGCGCCTTCAAGCAAATTAGAGATCCACACTGAGAAAAATCTGCCCGATCTGAGCTTTTTTGTTTCTTCCACGCTCAATTCCTACCCGGCTTTAAAAACTTTAGAAAACCAGGTTCAAATTTCTAAAGAAAACACGAAACTACAGATCGCTAAATTCTTGCCCCAAGTGCATTTTTTTGGCTCTTATCTCATGAAACAAAACAATTCGGTGTTTGAAGACATGATCCCTAATTGGTTTGTGGGCGTGGCCGGGCGTATGCCTATCCTTTCCCCCACAGGGCGCATTCAAAAATACCAAGCGAGCAAATTAGCCGAGTTACAGGTGAATAGCGAGCAAATCCAAGCTAAAAAAAACATGGAATTGCTAGTGAATAAGACTTATAAAGAGACGCTTTCTTATTTGAAAGAATACAAAAGCTTGCTTTCTAGCGTGGAATTAGCTAAGGAAAATTTAAAACTCCAAGAGCAGGCTTTTTTACAAGGCTTAAGCACCAACGCTCAAGTCATTGATGCGAGGAACACGCTTTCTTCTATCATTGTGGAGCAAAAAAGCGTGGCTTATAAATACATTGTTTCATTAGCGAATTTAATGGCGTTAAGCGATCACATTGATTTATTTTATGAATTTGTTTATTAA
- a CDS encoding hemolysin family protein, with protein MGRNQGAYLDPSESILMLMVAFLLVLLNAFFVLSEFALVKVRKTRLEELVKIGNSNAKLALKMSQRLDTYLSATQLGITLSSLALGWVGEPAIAKLLAALFESMDLRENPIFIHSMSVVIAFLSITFLHVVLGEIVPKSLAIAKSEKATLFAARPLHVFWVVFYPVVRLFDVIAHFFLKKMGVNPKEHEGMHSEEELKIIVGESLREGIIDSVEGEIIKNAVDFSDTSAKEIMTPRKDMVCLDEENSYEENIDIVLKSHFTRYPYCKGSKDNIIGMVHIRDLLSRSIFTPKMHDFNQIVRKMIIVPESASISQILIKMKKEQIHTALVIDEYGGTAGLLTMEDIIEEIMGEISDEYDLKQEGVNKLEEGVFELEGMLDLESVEEVLHIQFDKECEQVTLGGYVFSLLERMPMEGDTIVSHGYAFEVLSVDGARIKRLKAVKQDQGENEA; from the coding sequence ATGGGGAGGAATCAAGGAGCTTATTTGGATCCGTCTGAATCGATTTTGATGTTGATGGTTGCTTTTTTATTGGTGCTGTTGAACGCTTTTTTTGTGCTTTCAGAGTTTGCCCTTGTGAAAGTGCGTAAAACCCGCTTAGAAGAGCTGGTTAAAATCGGTAATTCCAACGCTAAACTCGCTTTAAAGATGAGTCAAAGACTGGACACTTATTTGAGCGCGACGCAGTTAGGCATCACCCTTTCTTCATTAGCTTTAGGCTGGGTGGGTGAGCCCGCTATCGCAAAATTGTTAGCCGCGTTGTTTGAGTCTATGGATTTGAGAGAAAATCCTATTTTCATCCATTCAATGAGCGTGGTCATAGCGTTTTTAAGCATCACTTTTTTGCATGTCGTGTTGGGCGAGATTGTGCCTAAATCTTTAGCGATCGCTAAATCTGAAAAAGCCACCCTTTTTGCCGCACGCCCTTTGCATGTGTTTTGGGTGGTGTTTTATCCGGTGGTGCGTTTGTTTGATGTGATCGCTCATTTTTTTTTGAAAAAGATGGGCGTCAATCCTAAAGAGCATGAGGGCATGCATTCTGAAGAAGAGTTAAAAATCATTGTGGGCGAGAGTTTGAGAGAGGGCATTATTGATTCAGTGGAGGGCGAAATCATTAAAAACGCGGTAGATTTTTCTGACACGAGCGCTAAAGAAATCATGACCCCACGAAAAGACATGGTGTGTTTGGACGAAGAAAACAGCTATGAAGAAAATATAGACATTGTTTTAAAAAGCCACTTCACGCGCTACCCTTATTGTAAAGGCTCTAAAGACAACATTATCGGCATGGTGCATATCAGAGACTTGCTTTCTCGCTCTATTTTTACCCCCAAAATGCATGATTTCAATCAAATCGTTAGGAAAATGATCATCGTCCCTGAAAGCGCGTCTATTTCTCAAATCCTTATTAAAATGAAAAAAGAGCAAATCCATACCGCTTTGGTGATTGATGAATACGGCGGCACGGCTGGGTTGCTCACTATGGAAGATATTATTGAAGAGATCATGGGCGAGATTAGCGACGAATACGATTTGAAACAAGAGGGCGTGAACAAGCTTGAAGAAGGCGTGTTTGAATTAGAGGGCATGCTGGATTTAGAAAGCGTAGAAGAAGTGCTTCATATCCAATTTGACAAAGAATGCGAGCAGGTAACGCTTGGGGGCTATGTTTTCAGCTTGTTAGAACGCATGCCTATGGAGGGGGATACAATCGTTTCGCATGGGTATGCTTTTGAAGTCTTAAGCGTGGATGGGGCTAGGATAAAACGCTTGAAAGCGGTTAAACAAGATCAGGGAGAAAATGAAGCATGA
- a CDS encoding inorganic phosphate transporter: MEIKNIKEFEKASKKLQKDTLKIALALLFLIGAALLALIFGQANSKGLLLIFAAVIGGYMAMNIGANDVSNNVGPAVGSKAISMGGAILIAAICEMLGAIIAGGEVVSTIKGRIVSPEFINDAHVFINVMLASLLSGALWLHVATLIGAPVSTSHSVVGGIMGAGMAAAGMSAINWHFLSGIVASWVISPLMGALIAMFFLMLIKKTIAYKEDKKSAALKVVPYLVALMSLAFSWYLMVKVLKRLYAVGFEIQLACGCILALLIFILFKRFVLKKAPQLENSHESINELFNVPLIFAAALLSFAHGANDVANAIGPLAAISQTLEDANSPIGSTLSSVPLWIMVVGAAGIALGLSLYGPKLIKTVGSEITELDKMQAFCIALSAVITVLLASQLGLPVSSTHIVVGAVFGVGFLRERLREQSRRRFARIRDNIVAAHFGEDLEEIEGFLERFDKANLKEKSLMLESLKKSKNTAIALELKKKEKKSLKKVYKEEVIKRSILKKIVTAWLVTVPVSALLGALLFVALGFIEKYF; the protein is encoded by the coding sequence ATGGAAATTAAAAACATCAAAGAGTTTGAAAAAGCTTCCAAAAAACTCCAAAAAGACACTTTAAAGATCGCTCTCGCTCTTTTGTTTCTCATCGGTGCCGCTTTGCTCGCTCTCATTTTTGGGCAGGCTAATTCTAAGGGATTGTTGCTTATTTTTGCGGCCGTGATTGGGGGGTATATGGCGATGAATATTGGCGCGAACGATGTGTCTAATAATGTCGGCCCTGCCGTAGGCTCTAAAGCCATTAGCATGGGCGGGGCGATTTTGATCGCTGCGATTTGTGAAATGCTTGGAGCGATCATTGCCGGGGGGGAAGTGGTTTCTACGATTAAGGGCCGTATCGTTTCGCCTGAATTTATTAATGATGCGCATGTTTTCATTAATGTCATGTTGGCTAGCCTTTTGAGTGGGGCGTTGTGGTTGCATGTGGCGACTTTAATAGGCGCTCCTGTTTCCACTTCACACTCTGTGGTGGGGGGGATTATGGGGGCTGGAATGGCAGCAGCTGGAATGTCTGCTATTAATTGGCATTTTTTATCAGGCATTGTGGCGAGTTGGGTAATCTCGCCTTTAATGGGAGCTTTGATAGCCATGTTTTTTTTAATGCTCATTAAAAAGACTATCGCTTATAAAGAAGATAAAAAGAGCGCGGCTTTAAAGGTCGTGCCTTATTTGGTAGCGTTGATGAGCTTAGCCTTTAGCTGGTATTTGATGGTTAAGGTTTTAAAACGACTCTATGCGGTGGGTTTTGAAATCCAACTGGCTTGCGGCTGTATCCTTGCGCTTTTAATCTTTATTCTTTTTAAAAGATTTGTGTTAAAGAAAGCCCCGCAATTAGAAAATAGCCATGAAAGCATTAATGAACTTTTCAATGTCCCTTTGATTTTTGCTGCTGCGCTTTTAAGCTTTGCACATGGGGCTAATGATGTGGCTAATGCTATAGGCCCACTAGCGGCCATCAGTCAAACTTTAGAAGATGCAAATAGCCCTATAGGGAGTACTTTAAGCTCTGTGCCGTTGTGGATTATGGTAGTGGGGGCAGCTGGGATCGCTTTAGGCTTGAGCTTGTATGGGCCAAAGCTCATTAAAACGGTGGGGTCTGAAATCACAGAATTAGACAAAATGCAAGCTTTTTGCATCGCGCTTTCAGCGGTCATTACCGTGCTTTTAGCCTCTCAATTAGGCTTACCGGTAAGCTCTACGCATATTGTGGTGGGCGCGGTGTTTGGGGTGGGCTTTTTAAGAGAGCGTTTAAGAGAGCAATCAAGAAGGCGTTTTGCTAGAATCAGAGACAACATTGTAGCGGCGCACTTTGGGGAAGATTTAGAAGAAATTGAAGGCTTTTTAGAGCGCTTTGATAAAGCCAATTTGAAAGAAAAATCGCTCATGCTAGAGAGCTTGAAAAAAAGCAAGAACACCGCTATCGCTTTGGAATTGAAAAAGAAAGAAAAAAAGTCGCTTAAAAAAGTGTATAAAGAAGAAGTGATCAAACGCTCCATTTTAAAAAAGATTGTTACCGCTTGGTTGGTAACCGTGCCGGTTTCTGCGCTTTTAGGCGCGCTTCTTTTTGTGGCTCTTGGTTTTATAGAAAAGTATTTCTAA